A window of the Flavobacterium sangjuense genome harbors these coding sequences:
- a CDS encoding DUF3127 domain-containing protein: MEVTGKIKVINAEQQVSASFKKRELVVATEEQYPQFISINFVQDKCDLLNNYNVGDTVKVSINLRGREWVNPQGETKYFNDIQGWRVEKLQAEAPAAGMAPMPPAEAFAPATNFNEEEHDDLPF; the protein is encoded by the coding sequence ATGGAAGTTACAGGAAAAATTAAGGTAATCAATGCAGAGCAACAAGTTTCGGCTTCATTCAAAAAAAGAGAATTGGTTGTAGCAACAGAAGAGCAGTATCCACAATTTATCAGCATCAACTTTGTGCAGGATAAATGTGATTTGTTGAACAATTACAATGTGGGTGATACAGTAAAAGTGTCAATCAATTTAAGAGGAAGAGAATGGGTAAACCCACAAGGAGAAACCAAATATTTCAACGATATTCAGGGCTGGAGAGTTGAAAAACTACAAGCAGAAGCACCAGCAGCAGGAATGGCTCCAATGCCACCAGCTGAAGCATTTGCACCGGCAACCAACTTCAACGAAGAAGAGCACGACGATTTACCTTTCTAG
- a CDS encoding flavin reductase family protein has translation MLSFEPHTLSPVQLQSYLQSAVAPRPIAFASTMDKHGKPNLSPFSFFNVFSSNPPILVFSPARRVRNNTTKHTLENCQATKQVVINVVNYDIVQQASLSSTEYPDGVNEFLKSGLTMLPSDMVKPYRVAESPVQLECKVNEIIALGNQGGAGNLIICEVLKIHIHENILDDKNMIDQSKIDLVSRLGGNWYSRSNQGLFEVEKPLTTLGIGVDEIPEFIKKSPVFDGNDLGKLGNVEALPTQEEITIFVKQNFAVKGVLSSDDEMKIHQKAKEYLNNNDALSAWKVLLAKQ, from the coding sequence ATGCTCAGTTTCGAACCTCACACACTTTCTCCCGTGCAATTACAAAGCTATTTACAAAGCGCGGTAGCACCAAGACCAATTGCTTTTGCGAGTACGATGGATAAGCATGGAAAGCCCAATTTGTCGCCTTTTAGTTTCTTTAATGTGTTTAGTTCTAATCCGCCAATTTTGGTTTTTTCGCCTGCACGACGCGTTAGAAATAATACAACTAAACATACACTCGAAAACTGCCAGGCAACCAAACAGGTTGTCATAAATGTGGTGAATTATGACATAGTGCAACAAGCCTCATTATCGAGTACCGAATATCCGGATGGAGTAAATGAATTTCTGAAATCAGGTTTGACGATGTTGCCTTCGGATATGGTAAAGCCTTATCGTGTGGCTGAAAGTCCGGTGCAATTAGAATGCAAAGTCAACGAAATTATTGCTCTCGGAAATCAAGGCGGTGCCGGAAATTTAATTATTTGTGAAGTCTTAAAAATTCACATTCACGAAAACATATTGGATGACAAAAATATGATAGACCAAAGCAAAATTGATTTGGTTTCCCGTCTGGGCGGTAATTGGTATTCGCGTTCCAATCAAGGTTTGTTTGAAGTCGAAAAACCCTTGACAACACTGGGAATCGGAGTAGATGAAATTCCCGAATTTATCAAAAAAAGTCCTGTTTTTGATGGGAATGATTTGGGTAAATTAGGTAACGTAGAAGCATTGCCAACACAAGAAGAAATTACTATATTTGTAAAGCAAAATTTTGCGGTCAAAGGTGTTTTGAGTTCGGATGATGAAATGAAAATCCACCAAAAAGCAAAAGAATATTTAAACAATAATGACGCACTTTCGGCTTGGAAAGTGCTTTTAGCAAAACAATAA